GTTACTGGGCATTACATCTCTGACCTCAATGAGCAATGGAAAAAATGGAAAGACAAGTATCAGAAGTTCTATGGCAATAAGGTACAGTAGGATTACCACATTGATGCTTCTGACTGTGCATAGTGGAGGGGAagcaatgtgtttgtgtaatgttGACGTGTTTGTGAATGTACGTTTCAGGTAGAGGATTTACACCGGAGAATGGTGTGGGAAAAAAATTTGAGACTGGTGCATAAACATAATGAAGAAACCTCTGCCGGACAACACTCTTTTGCCATGGGCGTAAACCACTTGACTGATATGGTATTTAACTCTATACATGTTCACTCTGTGGCCAAACATGCAGGTGTTTCACGCTGAATGCTTTGATGAACGTAAAAACCTACCACCTGCTAACTAGAAAGAGGATTCAACCCCTCAACCACACATTAAAAAATATTCCTATTTGTTCTTTATACCATCAGcctgtagccggtgtgtggtgaaactcactcctcaagtatgtaacaggccacccgcgacatcgaattgctagcttttcgttggcgtagttggtagtggtggcgcttgggaagtcagaggtggtgagctCGACTCCCCGTGGGAGAGGACGgcggcccgtatacctctgacggaacttgcaagaccacgccTGTTACAAGCCTTATACTATAAAATGTATGGAAGGCTACCTGAATTAGACCTGTGGACTGCAATCTAATGTTTTAACACTCACATTCTTTTTTTGTACATTCAGACCGCTGAGGAAGTTAACATTTTGTTGAATGGCCTGAAACAAGAGGACCTAAACCATGACAAATGGATATCAAACCCTTTGATGGACATGCCACTGCCAATGAGTGtggactggagggagagaggcatggTCAGTCCGGTCCAAAATCAGGTACAGTACATATGCTGCTGGGATCAAAAGGGGTCACCAGTATCCACAGCATACTGTGCATTCACTACAAACAGAGATCAAATGAAAATAACATACTGTCATTTTAATTATTTTAATGTTACCGTTTTGTGTGATTCTCTACGGTTACAATAATGTGAGTCCTAAATCAGAGTCCTGTCCTGAGTGTTTACTGTCTCCCTCAATTTGCTCtattcatatctctctctctttcacacaccaaGGGaatgtgtggatcctgctgggCATTCAGTTCCATAGGTGCGCTTGAAGGACAGATGAAGAGAAGAAATGGAAGCCTTGTTCCTCTCAGCCCCCAGAACCTGGTGGACTGTAGCACCAGGTTTGGCAACCATGGCTGCAAGGGGGGCTACCTCTCCAAGTCCTACTTATATGTCATCAGCAACAGAGGCATTGATTCTGAAAGCTTTTATCCTTATGAGCACAAGGTTGGTGCACACCTTTTAAGGGTCATCGTGGT
This genomic window from Hypomesus transpacificus isolate Combined female chromosome 4, fHypTra1, whole genome shotgun sequence contains:
- the LOC124466720 gene encoding procathepsin L-like, with product MQLRVLSLFAWHLFIFVVTGHYISDLNEQWKKWKDKYQKFYGNKVEDLHRRMVWEKNLRLVHKHNEETSAGQHSFAMGVNHLTDMTAEEVNILLNGLKQEDLNHDKWISNPLMDMPLPMSVDWRERGMVSPVQNQGMCGSCWAFSSIGALEGQMKRRNGSLVPLSPQNLVDCSTRFGNHGCKGGYLSKSYLYVISNRGIDSESFYPYEHKDGQCRYSTQGKAGFCFGFHILPQGMEGALQVAVATVGPVAVGINAMLPSFHHYRGGLYDDPACSPKMTNHAVLVVGYGNDKGQDFWLVKNSWGTGWGEEGFIRIGRNKGNLCGISNFAIYPTM